The Salvelinus namaycush isolate Seneca chromosome 8, SaNama_1.0, whole genome shotgun sequence genome has a segment encoding these proteins:
- the LOC120051825 gene encoding E3 ubiquitin-protein ligase RNF14-like — translation MNAELEAQEDELLALASIYSQEFRRTVLGLGGEIRVSLDLPRDFSVIVKAGDKHRDYVISFLPPLVLTFDLPLDYPSTSSPEYILSCKWLSHSQLSAVCKHLDEIWEDTVGNVVLFYWVQFLRDDLLDFLNIRPPLEILVNDQGQATPSPEGSEAGDSQGEAEGSVVETSESAVSLDPRALSMLATDTDLLVHLLDYDERQRLRVFEGQAYDCGICFMSKLGSSQYRECGHIYCNECLSEYFTVQIRDGNVRGLTCPEPECSSTATPSQVKRLVGEELFTRYDRLLLQSTLDRMADVIYCARKACVAPVVLEPDTTAALCPSCRYAFCSICRKTYHGTSNCKLRANTLLTSGSDSAAESSNAGVPQTEAGLQGLWEDYASGSEERRMFLEKRYGKHILNTVLEESLSEGWKGQNSKECPSCRANIQKNGGCNKMACFTCGQYFCWVCLSILDKNNPYKHYENPNTACYNATFD, via the exons ATGAACGCGGAATTGGAAGCTCAGGAGGATGAACTGCTGGCGCTCGCGAGTATCTACAGTCAGGAGTTCAGACGGACTGTGTTAGGATTGGGTGGGGAAATCCGGGTCTCTTTGGACCTGCCTCGGGACTTCAGTGTGATTGTCAAAGCAG GTGACAAGCACAGAGATTATGTCATATCTTTCCTCCCTCCTCTGGTGCTGACCTTCGACCTACCTTTGGATTACCCTTCCACCTCATCACCCGAGTATATACTGAGCTGTAAGTGGCTCTCCCATAGTCAG CTCTCAGCAGTGTGTAAGCATTTGGATGAGATATGGGAGGACACTGTGGGCAATGTGGTCCTCTTCTACTGGGTCCAGTTCCTCAGAGACGACCTGCTTGACTTCCTGAATATCCGGCCACCGCTGGAGATCCTTGTGAATGACCAGGGCCAGGCCACTCCATCTCCTGAGGGCAGCGAGGCTGGAGACTCTCAGGGGGAAGCAGAGGGCAGTGTAGTTGAAACCTCTGAGTCTGCAGTGTCCCTGGACCCAAGGGCCCTCTCAATGTTAGCCACAGACACAGACCTCCTGGTGCATCTGCTGGACTATGATGAGAGACAGAGGCTGAGAGTGTTCGAGGGACAGGCATATGACTGTGGGATCTGCTTTATGAGCAAGTTAGgctctagtcagtacagagagtGCGGCCATATTTACTGCAACGAATGCCTGTCGGAGTACTTCACGGTCCAGATCAGAGACGGGAACGTCCGTGGCCTTACCTGTCCAGAGCCTGAGTGCAGCTCCACAGCTACACCCTCACAG GTGAAGCGGTTGGTTGGGGAGGAGTTATTCACCCGTTACGACCGCCTCCTGCTCCAGTCCACTCTGGACCGCATGGCTGACGTGATTTACTGCGCCCGCAAGGCCTGTGTTGCCCCAGTGGTGCTGGAACCGGACACAACCGCTGCCCTCTGTCCCTCCTGCCGCTATGCCTTCTGCAGTATCTGTCGCAAGACCTACCATGGCACCTCCAACTGTAAACTGAGGGCAAACACACTCCTGACCTCAGGCTCTGACTCAGCTGCTGAGTCATCCAATGCAGGTGTACCTCAGACAGAGG CTGGGCTCCAGGGCCTATGGGAAGATTATGCCTCAggcagtgaggagaggagaatgtTCCTGGAGAAACGCTATGGGAAACACATTCTCAACACAGTGCTGGAGGAGAGCCTGAGTGAAGGCTGGAAAGGCCAGAACAGCAAAGAATGTCCATCCTGCCGTGCCAACATACAG AAGAACGGTGGTTGTAACAAGATGGCCTGTTTCACCTGTGGTCAGTACTTCTGCTGGGTGTGCCTTAGTATCCTGGACAAAAATAACCCTTACAAGCATTATGAAAACCCTAACACTGCCTGCTATAATGCCACATTTGACTGA